From one Nonomuraea polychroma genomic stretch:
- a CDS encoding ABC transporter transmembrane domain-containing protein, with translation MVGLTLPPYLLSRAIDDGLTPGRRPALAGWAAALLGVGVVNAWLGIMRHRTMTRVRMHAAFRTVEAVVVHATRLGAALSRKVTAGEVVTIGFADVTVIAQTLTITGPGVGAVLAYIVVAVLLLTVSPLLAVVVLAGVPLLVLLAGPLLGRLGKVETTYRTRQGALAARFVDIAGGLRVLNGLGGKDVYAERYRRGSQELRAEGYRVGAVTSWIQALGVGLPTLFIGAVTWLAARMAVQGDITVGELVAVYGYTAVLVVPVSFFIEGGYDLSRGLVAARRVVQFLSLTPAASGHADGPSTAAPLCDPESGVEIASGKLTALVSARPAESAAVVDRLGRLGRFAFAERAATWGGIRLDEIDLTRVRERILVADHEADLFAGTLRDVVSGKGDPGDEAIDRALYAAVAQDIVRGLPDGLDSPIDPQGRNLSGGQRQRVRLARALLADPETLLAVEPTSAVDAHTEAAVAGRLRAARSGRTTVVTSTSPLVLDQADTVYYLVDGTVAATGSHRDLLAGHPGYRLLVSRGMAAS, from the coding sequence ATGGTGGGTCTGACGTTGCCGCCGTACCTGCTGTCACGCGCCATCGACGACGGGCTGACGCCCGGGCGCCGGCCCGCGCTGGCGGGGTGGGCGGCGGCGCTGTTGGGCGTCGGGGTGGTGAACGCGTGGCTGGGCATCATGCGGCATCGCACGATGACCCGGGTGCGCATGCACGCGGCCTTCCGCACCGTCGAGGCCGTGGTCGTGCACGCCACCCGGCTGGGCGCGGCGCTGTCGCGCAAGGTCACGGCCGGGGAGGTCGTCACGATCGGGTTCGCCGACGTCACGGTGATCGCCCAGACGCTGACCATCACCGGCCCGGGCGTCGGGGCCGTCCTGGCGTACATCGTCGTGGCCGTGCTGCTGCTGACCGTCTCGCCGCTGCTCGCCGTGGTGGTGCTGGCCGGCGTACCGCTGCTGGTGCTGCTGGCGGGGCCGCTGCTGGGCCGGCTCGGCAAGGTGGAGACGACATACCGGACGCGGCAGGGCGCCCTCGCCGCCCGCTTCGTGGACATCGCCGGAGGGCTGCGCGTGCTCAACGGGCTCGGCGGCAAGGACGTGTACGCCGAGCGCTACCGCCGCGGTTCCCAGGAGTTACGGGCGGAGGGCTACCGGGTCGGGGCGGTGACGAGCTGGATCCAGGCGCTCGGCGTCGGCCTGCCCACCCTGTTCATCGGGGCCGTGACGTGGCTGGCGGCGCGGATGGCCGTCCAGGGCGACATCACGGTCGGCGAGCTGGTCGCGGTCTACGGGTACACCGCCGTGCTGGTGGTGCCGGTCTCGTTCTTCATCGAGGGCGGGTACGACCTCAGCCGCGGACTCGTCGCCGCGCGCCGGGTCGTCCAGTTCCTGTCCCTGACGCCGGCCGCGAGCGGGCACGCCGACGGGCCGTCGACGGCGGCCCCGCTGTGTGATCCGGAGTCCGGGGTGGAGATCGCCTCAGGAAAGCTGACCGCGCTGGTCAGCGCCCGGCCGGCGGAGTCGGCGGCGGTGGTCGACCGCCTCGGCCGCCTCGGCCGCTTCGCCTTCGCCGAGCGGGCCGCGACGTGGGGCGGGATCCGCCTCGACGAGATCGATCTCACGCGGGTGCGGGAACGCATCCTCGTCGCCGACCATGAGGCGGACCTGTTCGCCGGCACGCTGCGCGACGTCGTCTCAGGGAAGGGCGACCCCGGCGACGAGGCCATCGATCGGGCCCTGTACGCGGCGGTGGCCCAGGACATCGTGCGCGGGCTGCCGGACGGGCTCGACTCCCCCATCGATCCGCAGGGCCGCAACCTGTCGGGCGGCCAGCGGCAGCGCGTTCGCCTGGCGCGGGCGCTGCTGGCCGATCCGGAAACGCTGCTGGCCGTCGAGCCCACGTCGGCGGTGGACGCGCACACGGAGGCGGCCGTCGCGGGCCGGCTCCGCGCCGCACGATCGGGCCGTACCACGGTCGTCACCAGCACGTCGCCGCTCGTGCTCGACCAGGCGGACACCGTTTACTACCTGGTGGACGGGACGGTCGCGGCGACAGGCAGCCATCGCGACCTCCTGGCCGGTCATCCCGGCTACCGGCTGCTGGTGTCGCGCGGCATGGCGGCGTCATGA
- a CDS encoding ABC transporter ATP-binding protein produces the protein MRALPVAAPSQVRRAMVRLIRQDGRAFAAMLALNALAAGAGLVGPWLLGRIIDEVKAGAGVGTVDRLALGILVFALAQLLLTRFASYVGHRFGERTLARVREEYADRALAVPASVIERAGTGDLTARGTTDVVAVGTTVRDAGSDVLIAGVQALLILGAVFVLDPLLGGIGLVGLLGIWFAVRWYLRRALPAYLAEGEANSALAEQLTATAAGARTVEALGLRERRIAVCRAAIETCRRTRTRTLFLRSVLFPIVDVSYTIPVVGVLLAGAVLHQRGLMSLGAVIAAALYFRQLSQPVDTILLRIDQLQSSGASFARVEGLGQVPSPVLPPRDRPVPDGDLIEVAGVRYAYEGGDDVLHGVDLVVRPGERLAIVGASGAGKTTLGRLLAGIDQPRTGTVTVGQVPISDVDPAELRRRIVLVTQEHHVFLGTLRDNLLIASPSAGDAELRAALAAVGAWEWIDELPDGLDTEVGAAGFRLDGAQAQQLALARVVLADPHTLVLDEATALLDPRTARHTERALAAVLEGRTVIAIAHRLQTARDADRVAVMEEGRVVELGGHEELVAAGGTYAALWRSWHGDHAVPDRADRARNHPSG, from the coding sequence ATGAGGGCGCTGCCTGTAGCCGCGCCGTCCCAGGTGCGCCGCGCCATGGTGCGGCTGATCCGGCAGGACGGCCGGGCCTTCGCCGCCATGCTCGCCCTCAACGCGCTCGCCGCCGGGGCAGGGCTGGTCGGGCCGTGGTTGCTGGGCCGCATCATCGACGAGGTCAAGGCCGGTGCGGGGGTCGGCACGGTGGATCGGCTGGCGCTCGGGATCCTCGTCTTCGCGCTGGCCCAGCTCCTCCTGACGCGATTTGCCAGCTATGTCGGGCACCGGTTCGGGGAGCGCACGTTGGCGCGTGTGCGGGAGGAGTACGCCGACCGGGCGCTCGCCGTACCCGCCTCGGTGATCGAGCGGGCCGGCACGGGCGACCTGACCGCGCGCGGCACCACCGACGTGGTGGCGGTGGGCACGACCGTGCGCGACGCCGGGTCCGACGTGCTGATCGCCGGAGTGCAGGCGCTGCTCATCCTGGGCGCGGTCTTCGTGCTCGACCCGCTGCTCGGCGGGATCGGGTTGGTGGGGCTGCTGGGGATCTGGTTCGCGGTGCGGTGGTATCTGCGGCGGGCGCTGCCGGCGTACCTGGCTGAAGGTGAGGCCAACTCGGCCCTCGCGGAGCAGCTCACGGCCACGGCCGCCGGGGCACGCACGGTGGAGGCGCTGGGGCTGCGGGAGCGTCGGATCGCGGTCTGCCGCGCTGCGATCGAGACGTGCCGCCGCACCAGGACGCGGACGTTGTTCCTGCGTAGCGTGCTCTTCCCGATCGTGGACGTGTCCTACACCATCCCCGTGGTGGGCGTCTTATTGGCCGGTGCCGTGCTGCACCAGCGCGGGCTGATGAGCCTGGGCGCGGTCATCGCCGCCGCGCTGTACTTCCGGCAACTCTCCCAGCCAGTGGACACCATCCTGCTGCGCATCGACCAGCTACAGAGCAGCGGCGCCTCCTTCGCCCGCGTCGAAGGACTCGGCCAGGTGCCCTCGCCGGTGCTCCCTCCCCGGGACCGTCCGGTGCCCGACGGCGATCTGATCGAGGTGGCGGGGGTGCGGTACGCGTACGAGGGAGGCGACGATGTGCTGCACGGAGTCGACCTGGTGGTGCGGCCAGGGGAACGCCTCGCGATCGTGGGGGCGTCGGGAGCCGGGAAGACGACGCTGGGGCGGCTGCTGGCAGGCATCGACCAGCCACGGACCGGGACGGTGACGGTCGGGCAGGTTCCCATCAGCGACGTGGACCCCGCCGAGCTGCGACGGCGGATCGTCCTCGTCACCCAGGAGCACCATGTGTTCCTCGGCACGCTGCGGGACAACCTGCTGATCGCGTCCCCCTCGGCCGGCGACGCCGAACTGCGGGCGGCACTCGCCGCCGTGGGCGCCTGGGAGTGGATCGACGAGCTCCCGGACGGCCTCGACACGGAGGTGGGAGCCGCCGGTTTCCGGCTGGACGGAGCACAGGCCCAGCAGCTCGCCCTGGCCCGGGTGGTGCTGGCCGACCCGCACACGTTGGTGCTGGACGAGGCGACCGCGCTGCTGGATCCGCGGACGGCGCGGCATACGGAGCGGGCGCTGGCCGCCGTCCTGGAGGGCCGGACGGTGATCGCCATCGCGCACCGGCTGCAGACGGCTCGTGACGCGGATCGGGTCGCCGTCATGGAGGAGGGGCGGGTGGTGGAGCTCGGTGGACATGAGGAGCTGGTGGCGGCCGGGGGGACGTACGCGGCGCTGTGGCGATCCTGGCACGGGGACCACGCCGTACCCGACCGAGCAGATCGAGCGCGTAATCACCCTTCCGGCTGA
- a CDS encoding TetR/AcrR family transcriptional regulator, producing the protein MIRRRGAEVEQAILQAAADELIESGYPGLAMDKVAARAGTNKNAIYRRWPNRAALAVAAYRQLARTHVELPDTGRLRDDALELLRRANGTWSSPYGEILRSLLSSIGDDPDLRTQIHEHANDGGSDMWLTLLDRAVARGEAPPEALHPRVATIPIALLRNEYVTRGAPSVPDDVLVDIIDEVYLPLVRGRGPTQS; encoded by the coding sequence ATGATCAGACGGCGCGGAGCCGAGGTCGAGCAGGCCATCCTTCAGGCCGCGGCCGACGAGCTCATCGAATCCGGCTACCCCGGCCTGGCCATGGACAAGGTCGCCGCCCGCGCCGGCACCAACAAGAATGCGATCTACCGCCGCTGGCCCAACCGCGCCGCCCTGGCCGTCGCCGCCTACCGACAGCTGGCCCGGACACACGTGGAGCTTCCCGACACCGGCCGGCTACGCGACGACGCTCTGGAGCTCCTACGCCGCGCCAACGGCACCTGGTCCTCCCCCTACGGGGAGATACTCCGCAGCCTGCTGTCCAGCATCGGCGACGACCCCGACCTGCGAACACAGATCCACGAGCACGCCAACGACGGCGGAAGCGACATGTGGCTGACGCTCTTGGACCGAGCGGTGGCCCGCGGCGAGGCCCCACCTGAGGCCCTCCACCCCAGGGTCGCCACGATCCCGATCGCGCTGCTACGCAACGAGTACGTCACCCGTGGCGCCCCGTCCGTACCCGACGACGTCCTCGTCGACATCATCGACGAGGTGTACCTGCCCTTGGTACGCGGCCGCGGCCCCACCCAGAGCTGA
- a CDS encoding Yae1 family protein: protein MPSPQHDSLLQLFRDRPRLAVDILRDLLGVELPATPPVCLQNARPSGEIDADLVIVLGKPQTPAHAIIVEVQQDKSKAPRQLARNAAALWLRLGCDVTTLVICPDRAIAAHYAQPIDSGLTGYRLQAQVLETDNIPAITDYSESAPEIRSLREIMTPTAWPAYNPVAREHYGRGFEDGQTIGRAEGIAEGRVEGRADGKAEEAARLLLLVLAARGLDVPDDTTTRITTCTNLAQLETWATRAATAETLQDLFNEPNGQPH from the coding sequence ATGCCCTCCCCTCAACACGACAGCCTCCTCCAGCTGTTCCGTGACCGCCCTCGACTGGCGGTGGACATCCTGCGCGATCTCCTAGGCGTCGAACTCCCCGCCACCCCACCCGTCTGCCTGCAGAACGCCCGCCCGTCGGGGGAAATCGACGCAGACCTGGTCATTGTCCTGGGAAAACCGCAGACCCCCGCACACGCCATCATCGTGGAGGTCCAGCAGGACAAGTCCAAGGCTCCCCGGCAGCTCGCCCGCAATGCCGCCGCCCTGTGGCTGCGGCTGGGCTGCGATGTCACGACCCTGGTCATCTGCCCCGACCGCGCCATAGCCGCCCACTATGCGCAGCCCATCGATTCAGGCTTGACCGGCTACCGCCTCCAGGCCCAGGTGCTGGAGACGGACAACATCCCGGCCATCACCGACTACAGCGAGTCCGCGCCCGAGATCCGATCCCTCAGGGAGATCATGACGCCCACCGCATGGCCGGCCTACAACCCCGTCGCCCGCGAACACTACGGCCGCGGCTTCGAAGACGGCCAAACCATCGGGAGAGCGGAGGGCATAGCGGAAGGCAGGGTCGAGGGCAGAGCGGACGGCAAGGCGGAGGAGGCCGCCAGGCTGCTGCTGCTCGTCCTGGCCGCCCGCGGCCTGGACGTCCCGGACGACACGACCACCCGGATCACCACCTGCACGAACCTCGCCCAACTCGAAACCTGGGCCACCCGCGCAGCCACCGCCGAGACCCTCCAAGACCTGTTCAACGAACCGAACGGACAACCCCACTAG
- a CDS encoding response regulator encodes MVTRILIADDQEGIRSAFRLILDAQPDMTVVAEAADGRTAIDTAKAIRPDVVLADIRMPGADGIEVTRALAGTGIRVVIVTTFGLDEYVHAALGNGADGFILKRSGPTLLIEAIRAAMNGDMLISPQLTVRLLRERGLPREMPNVVLTEREDEIVAMVAYGQTNAEIAAELFLSPGTVKNHIASIQRKTGARNRVAIAAWAWATGRAEP; translated from the coding sequence GTGGTCACCCGAATCCTCATCGCCGACGACCAGGAAGGCATCCGCAGCGCCTTCCGGCTGATCCTCGACGCCCAGCCCGACATGACGGTGGTGGCCGAGGCCGCCGACGGACGTACCGCGATCGACACCGCCAAAGCGATCCGGCCTGACGTCGTGCTCGCCGACATCCGCATGCCCGGAGCCGACGGCATCGAGGTGACCCGCGCTCTCGCCGGGACCGGCATTCGCGTGGTGATCGTCACCACGTTCGGGCTCGACGAGTACGTCCACGCGGCCCTGGGGAACGGCGCCGACGGGTTCATACTCAAACGCTCCGGTCCGACGCTGCTCATCGAGGCCATCCGGGCCGCGATGAACGGTGACATGCTCATCAGCCCACAGCTCACCGTCCGGCTGCTCCGTGAGCGCGGCCTGCCACGCGAGATGCCGAACGTCGTGCTCACCGAGCGCGAAGACGAGATCGTGGCCATGGTCGCGTACGGTCAGACCAACGCCGAGATCGCCGCGGAGCTCTTCCTCTCGCCTGGCACCGTCAAGAACCACATCGCGTCCATCCAGCGCAAGACCGGTGCCCGGAACCGCGTCGCCATCGCCGCATGGGCCTGGGCCACCGGCAGAGCCGAACCATGA
- a CDS encoding sensor histidine kinase — MPVIVAVVSVVVAAAVAATALLRPGFRARLPVATWAVAALSLAVTLVHVVGGAPFQPGVDVLGMAESAVLMVLVGLVIRYAPPRSAVPAALVAGVAAAVWMLRVFTPASPLEGVGVCAFWGLGVLLAAGVGAYLRFLDVRQDRAVADARTALRLRLARDLHDFVAHDISEMVAHAQAGSVAGDPRQALERVEAAGQRAMSMLDRTLDMLHHEQPRTLVSDLGSVREAAERFSAAGPARVHLSMDTAVTAPAETAALAYRILIEGLTNVRRHAPQASRVDVGIRDTGGVLEVAMTNNGVSRARGSRRGGSGLAGLAALVQAQGGELVTRAVPDGWSLTARLPLAQSPEWSPESSSPTTRKASAAPSG, encoded by the coding sequence ATGCCGGTCATTGTTGCCGTCGTGTCGGTGGTGGTCGCTGCCGCGGTGGCGGCCACGGCGTTGTTGCGGCCGGGCTTCAGGGCGCGCCTGCCTGTGGCTACTTGGGCGGTCGCGGCTCTGTCGCTGGCCGTCACGTTGGTTCACGTCGTCGGTGGGGCGCCGTTCCAGCCGGGGGTCGACGTGCTCGGGATGGCCGAGAGTGCCGTTCTCATGGTGCTGGTCGGCCTGGTGATCCGGTACGCGCCGCCGCGGTCGGCCGTACCGGCTGCGCTCGTGGCCGGTGTGGCGGCGGCGGTGTGGATGCTCCGCGTCTTCACCCCGGCCTCGCCGTTGGAAGGGGTGGGTGTGTGCGCGTTCTGGGGGCTGGGCGTGCTCCTGGCCGCCGGAGTGGGCGCCTACCTGCGCTTTCTCGACGTACGGCAGGACCGCGCGGTGGCCGATGCCCGCACCGCCCTGCGGTTGCGGCTCGCCAGAGACCTGCATGACTTCGTCGCCCACGACATCAGCGAAATGGTGGCGCACGCCCAGGCAGGCAGCGTCGCCGGCGATCCGCGGCAGGCACTCGAACGTGTCGAAGCCGCAGGTCAGCGGGCCATGTCGATGCTGGACCGTACCCTGGACATGCTCCACCACGAGCAGCCCCGCACTCTCGTCAGTGACCTCGGCAGCGTCCGCGAAGCCGCCGAACGTTTCTCCGCCGCCGGTCCTGCGCGCGTCCACCTGAGCATGGACACGGCTGTGACGGCTCCGGCGGAGACCGCGGCGCTGGCGTACCGGATCCTGATCGAAGGACTGACCAACGTCCGGCGGCACGCCCCTCAGGCCAGTCGAGTGGACGTCGGCATCCGTGACACAGGCGGCGTCCTGGAGGTCGCGATGACGAACAACGGCGTCAGCCGAGCCCGGGGCAGCCGGCGCGGCGGGTCGGGGCTGGCCGGACTGGCGGCGCTCGTCCAGGCGCAGGGCGGCGAGCTCGTCACGCGGGCCGTACCGGACGGGTGGTCGCTGACCGCCCGACTGCCGCTGGCACAATCGCCCGAGTGGTCACCCGAATCCTCATCGCCGACGACCAGGAAGGCATCCGCAGCGCCTTCCGGCTGA
- a CDS encoding TIGR04222 domain-containing membrane protein, with the protein MLVAAVVIGSLFLLLWLYVAVLYAQGLWALRGAKRAASAPNRLSPYELAWMAGWGRRVGEAVVAGLIDRGAVGISRAGTVTAVSGAVVDDPIERAVLGLLSMGPVPVWELLPQVAKAEEVVSLGARMAKRDQGPPERIFDRVHLRGRRIVDHVEMINAVLMIGLVLDVLVLVAGLFALAVPEERETTAGFVLFALGFAALAGISFFLLERLDGRGRSIERRVRDCRYSWIHQHDNGEGGPRVAYAVAVGGFDRIEDAELRQALMAVPPRPPSLPRSQ; encoded by the coding sequence ATGCTCGTCGCTGCCGTTGTGATCGGCTCGTTATTCCTGCTCTTATGGCTGTACGTGGCCGTGCTCTACGCGCAGGGGCTCTGGGCGCTCCGCGGGGCCAAGCGAGCCGCTTCTGCTCCGAATCGGCTTTCCCCGTACGAATTGGCGTGGATGGCCGGGTGGGGCCGTCGGGTCGGCGAAGCCGTGGTGGCCGGTTTGATTGATCGTGGGGCCGTCGGGATCTCTCGGGCTGGAACGGTCACCGCGGTCAGCGGCGCCGTTGTGGACGACCCCATTGAGCGGGCGGTCCTCGGCCTTCTGTCGATGGGGCCCGTTCCGGTATGGGAACTGCTTCCCCAAGTGGCGAAGGCCGAAGAGGTGGTCTCGCTGGGTGCCCGCATGGCGAAGCGAGACCAGGGCCCGCCGGAGAGGATCTTTGACCGGGTGCATCTCCGGGGGAGACGGATCGTTGATCACGTCGAAATGATCAACGCTGTGCTCATGATCGGTCTGGTCCTCGACGTCCTGGTTCTCGTTGCCGGACTGTTCGCTTTGGCGGTGCCTGAGGAACGGGAGACGACGGCAGGGTTCGTCCTTTTTGCCCTAGGCTTCGCGGCTTTGGCTGGAATCTCCTTCTTCTTGCTGGAACGCCTCGATGGCCGTGGCAGGTCGATCGAGCGGAGGGTGAGGGATTGTCGCTACTCGTGGATCCATCAGCATGACAATGGGGAAGGGGGGCCGCGCGTGGCCTATGCCGTGGCGGTCGGCGGGTTCGATCGGATCGAGGATGCCGAGTTGCGCCAGGCGCTGATGGCCGTCCCGCCGCGCCCGCCGTCTCTGCCGCGTTCGCAATAG
- a CDS encoding MarR family winged helix-turn-helix transcriptional regulator → MADERELQEAVGRFVRAFGLHQPDQTPCGRPIPVSEAHALGELARDGALRQSELTQRLRLEKSTTSRLVTQLINRGWAERIPAPDDGRGVLVQLTAAGRNAAEQLAKARAARFAAVLDRVPENERTGVLHALEILTEAIDDP, encoded by the coding sequence ATGGCGGATGAGCGTGAACTTCAGGAAGCCGTGGGCCGTTTCGTCCGCGCCTTCGGCCTCCACCAGCCTGACCAGACCCCCTGCGGCCGACCCATCCCGGTCTCGGAAGCGCATGCACTGGGCGAGCTGGCCAGGGACGGCGCACTGCGGCAGAGCGAGCTGACGCAGCGGCTGCGCCTGGAGAAGAGCACCACCAGCCGCCTGGTCACCCAGCTCATCAACCGAGGCTGGGCCGAGCGCATCCCGGCCCCGGACGACGGGCGCGGCGTGCTGGTCCAGCTCACCGCCGCCGGAAGGAACGCCGCGGAGCAACTGGCCAAGGCGAGAGCGGCCCGCTTTGCCGCGGTCTTGGACCGCGTACCGGAGAACGAGCGCACCGGCGTCCTGCACGCCCTGGAAATCCTCACGGAGGCAATAGATGACCCTTAA
- a CDS encoding aspartate carbamoyltransferase: MTLKNRRIPLLLAGVAAIAVASAGYVFVGQDRPQAQAARQAEIAAKSQQVMPFDLERTTHRFTKSATGGLQTVTADDPVDAQQVKLIREHLTKEAAGFSRGDYGDPASIHGGEMPGLRELEQGHDQVDIRYAEHPAGAQITYTTSEPSLVKALHAWFDAQVSDHGQHAEHG; encoded by the coding sequence ATGACCCTTAAGAATCGACGCATCCCGCTGCTGCTGGCCGGCGTCGCAGCGATCGCCGTCGCGTCGGCCGGATACGTGTTCGTCGGCCAGGACCGGCCGCAGGCACAGGCCGCCCGTCAGGCAGAGATCGCGGCCAAGAGTCAGCAAGTGATGCCGTTCGACCTGGAGCGCACCACACACCGCTTCACCAAGTCGGCCACCGGCGGTCTGCAGACCGTCACCGCCGACGACCCCGTCGACGCACAGCAGGTCAAGCTCATTCGCGAGCACCTGACCAAGGAGGCCGCGGGCTTCAGCAGGGGCGACTACGGCGACCCGGCGTCCATCCACGGCGGCGAGATGCCCGGCCTGCGCGAGCTCGAACAGGGCCACGACCAGGTCGACATCCGCTACGCGGAGCACCCCGCCGGAGCCCAGATCACCTACACGACCTCCGAACCTTCCCTGGTGAAGGCGCTGCACGCCTGGTTCGACGCCCAGGTCTCCGACCACGGGCAGCACGCCGAACACGGATAA
- a CDS encoding aminoglycoside adenylyltransferase domain-containing protein — translation MLPDDVARAVSHYLSVADRLLPERIRGFYVVGSVALRAWRKGRSDIDFVAVVDGDLAERDMRRLALLHKVGNLPAAWQALVRARPNIPGTLNGVFVAAGDLGKPVTQIRPLASHSGPRFRRRHGFEANPVVWKVLLEKGVTVRGPAPDDLGLDPEPGKLREWNLRQLHGYWATWADNALSGKPRRKPLLPAHRVAIAAALSPPRLHHTIVTGEVISKEAAAEYALGTFEARWHPLIRLALAHRLGVPASADASVSDPRRLPRLVGEFIRDVIASADRQRS, via the coding sequence ATGCTTCCAGACGATGTGGCACGCGCGGTTTCCCATTACCTGTCCGTGGCCGATCGGCTGCTGCCCGAGCGGATCCGCGGTTTCTACGTGGTCGGCTCGGTCGCGCTGCGCGCCTGGCGGAAGGGGCGCAGCGATATCGACTTCGTCGCGGTGGTGGACGGCGACCTCGCCGAGCGGGACATGCGTCGGCTGGCGCTCCTGCACAAAGTAGGCAATCTGCCGGCGGCCTGGCAGGCCCTGGTACGGGCCCGGCCGAACATCCCGGGCACGCTGAACGGGGTATTCGTCGCGGCAGGCGACCTGGGCAAGCCGGTCACCCAGATCCGCCCGCTCGCCTCGCACAGCGGGCCGCGGTTCCGGCGGCGCCACGGGTTCGAGGCGAATCCGGTGGTGTGGAAGGTCCTGCTGGAAAAAGGCGTCACGGTACGGGGTCCGGCTCCTGACGACCTGGGCCTGGACCCGGAGCCGGGCAAGCTGCGCGAGTGGAATCTGCGGCAGCTGCATGGGTACTGGGCCACCTGGGCCGACAACGCGCTGTCGGGCAAGCCTCGGCGTAAGCCGCTGCTGCCGGCCCACCGGGTGGCCATAGCCGCCGCGTTGTCTCCTCCCCGGCTGCACCACACGATCGTGACGGGAGAGGTGATCTCCAAGGAGGCCGCGGCCGAGTACGCGCTGGGTACCTTCGAGGCACGCTGGCATCCTTTGATCCGTCTGGCACTGGCCCATCGTCTCGGAGTGCCGGCGTCCGCCGATGCTTCTGTGAGCGATCCGCGCCGGTTGCCTCGCCTGGTGGGCGAGTTCATCCGCGACGTGATCGCGAGCGCGGACCGGCAGCGATCATGA
- a CDS encoding LysR family transcriptional regulator, with protein sequence MLNLIHLKVLAAVARHGSVTEAAKELHYSQSSVSHHLARLEAATGAKLVQRVGRGIRLTPEGQLLAIRATEIVGRVNAAANELAAQVGLQAGRVRLAANASALSTIVPKAAATLAQAHPGLELILIDRHPVEALQMLRHGEIDIALIFRHADAPFEEEEGFRLVHLGDDPIYLVSRRPDDSIANHRHSAWIGGCERCQNEVITVCRQEGFTPRVASLSDDMVVVQALVAAGKGVTILPGLALQAHRRPDIHTTELTDFPRRLYAVTYGEPPDSPAIAAVLATLTEAAA encoded by the coding sequence ATGCTCAACCTGATCCATCTCAAAGTTCTGGCCGCGGTGGCGCGACATGGGTCCGTGACCGAAGCGGCAAAAGAGCTGCACTACTCGCAATCGTCAGTCAGTCACCACCTGGCGCGTTTGGAAGCGGCCACTGGCGCCAAGCTCGTTCAGCGTGTCGGTCGTGGGATCCGATTGACCCCGGAAGGGCAACTGCTGGCCATCCGGGCCACCGAGATAGTGGGACGGGTCAACGCGGCCGCCAACGAGCTGGCAGCACAGGTCGGCTTGCAGGCCGGGCGAGTCCGACTGGCCGCCAACGCGTCGGCATTGAGCACGATCGTGCCCAAGGCGGCCGCCACGCTGGCCCAGGCACACCCGGGACTCGAGCTGATCCTGATCGACCGGCACCCGGTCGAAGCGCTACAGATGCTGCGACACGGTGAGATCGACATCGCACTCATCTTCCGGCACGCCGACGCCCCATTCGAAGAAGAAGAGGGATTCCGCCTCGTCCACCTCGGCGACGACCCGATCTACCTCGTAAGCCGGCGACCCGACGACAGCATCGCCAACCATCGCCACTCCGCCTGGATCGGCGGTTGCGAACGGTGCCAGAACGAGGTGATCACCGTGTGCCGGCAAGAAGGCTTCACCCCACGCGTCGCATCACTCAGCGACGACATGGTGGTCGTGCAAGCCCTCGTCGCCGCCGGCAAAGGCGTCACCATCCTGCCCGGACTCGCGCTCCAAGCCCACCGCCGGCCCGACATCCACACCACCGAACTCACCGACTTCCCCCGCCGGCTCTACGCCGTCACCTACGGCGAACCACCGGACTCGCCCGCCATCGCCGCCGTGCTGGCGACTCTTACCGAGGCGGCCGCGTGA